In the Candidatus Margulisiibacteriota bacterium genome, ATTGCGCTGGTCATAGCGACGCTGATCCTGCTGAACGCCACCCTGACGCTGCCCGGCATTGCCGGTCTGATCCTGTCGGTCGGCATGGCTGTCGACGCCAATGTTATCATTTACGAGCGGCTCAAAGAAGAATTACGCGACGGTCTGCCGCTGTTTTCCGCGATCGACAACGCTTTTAATAAATCTTTCTCGGCGATTTTGGACGGTAATGTGACGACGATTATTGCGGCGGTTTTCCTGTACTGGCAGGGCACCAAAGCGATCCAGAGTTTTGCCGTGACTTTATTTGTCGGCACGCTGTTCTCTATGTTTACGGCGTTGGTTGTGACCAGATTGTTTATGCAAAATCTTTACCAACTGAAATTTTTGCAGCCCAAGACGCGGAAAGAGGAGGCTTAAATGAGCTTTGTAAAATTAAGCAAATTATGGTTTGCGCTGGGCGGTTTATGTATAACCATCAGTCTGGCTGTTTTGGTTTTTAATTGGCGGACAACCGGACAGTTTTTTAATTTTGGCATTGATTTTACCGGCGGTACGGTGTGGGTTATCCGGTTTGAGCAGCCAGTCGCGCTGGCGGAGCTGCGCGCCAAATTGGGCGGCGAACGGGCGGATATCACTACTATTAAAGCGCAAAATTCCGCCGCGGAAGATTTTCGGCTGAAAACCAGCGAGTTGTCTGATGAACAGCGCGAGCAGTTTACCACTGTTTTGCGGGAAAATTTCGGGGCTTACGAAATTTTGAGTTTTGAAAACATCGGCGCGTCAGCCGGCAGCGATCTGGCCAAACAAGCGCTGGTTTTAACCGTTTTGGTTTTGTCCGGTATGCTGATTTACATTACTTTCCGCTTTGAGTTTTGGACCGGACTGACGGCCGTGCTCTGTTTGCTGCACGATGTGCTGGTGACGCTGGGCGCGGTGTCTTTGCTGCGGCTGGATTTTAATCTCTCGATGATCGCGGCGATCTTGACTATCGTTGGCTACTCGATCAACGCCACGATCATTATTTTTGACCGGATGCGCGAAAATCTGCAGTCCGAACAGTCTCAACGGCAGCCGGATTTTGCGGCGGTGGCCGACGCTTCTCTGCGCAGTGTGCTGGGGCGCTGCGTGATGACTTCATTTACGACTATGCTGGCCGTGCTGGCGGTTTATATTTTTGGCGGCGCCAGTATCAAGGGTTTTGCCCTGACGATGTTCATCGGTTTTGCCGCGGGCGCTTATTCATCGATATTTTTGGCGGTGCCGCTGTATGCCTTGTTTAGAAAAGCCGCTTGAGCGTTATGCCTTTGGCCTTAAAAGAAACACTGCGGGAATTCCTGACTCCGGAAGAATATCTCGATGATCTTTTTGCGCTCAATCTGCAGGGGCTGGCCGCCCGCGGCCTAAAATTACTGCTGATCGATGTGGACAATACTGTGCTGCCGCCGGACAGCGCGG is a window encoding:
- the secF gene encoding protein translocase subunit SecF, coding for MSFVKLSKLWFALGGLCITISLAVLVFNWRTTGQFFNFGIDFTGGTVWVIRFEQPVALAELRAKLGGERADITTIKAQNSAAEDFRLKTSELSDEQREQFTTVLRENFGAYEILSFENIGASAGSDLAKQALVLTVLVLSGMLIYITFRFEFWTGLTAVLCLLHDVLVTLGAVSLLRLDFNLSMIAAILTIVGYSINATIIIFDRMRENLQSEQSQRQPDFAAVADASLRSVLGRCVMTSFTTMLAVLAVYIFGGASIKGFALTMFIGFAAGAYSSIFLAVPLYALFRKAA